One part of the Rhizobium rhizogenes genome encodes these proteins:
- the eutB gene encoding hydroxyectoine utilization dehydratase EutB — MTIMKSENLSISADKNPLPVSLAAIERAAVRLAGQVERTPLVRSDTLSERCGNPVHLKLETLQPIGAFKLRGAMNAILSLDEEVRRRGLVTASTGNHGRAVAFAAAKLGIPATICMSALVPANKVEAIRALGAEIRIVGRSQDDAQEEVERLAKSRGLTAIPPFDHADVVAGQGTIGLEVAEDMPELATILVPLSGGGLAGGIAVAVKALKPRARVIGISMERGPAMHASIKAGKPVSVREEETLADSLGGGIGLANRVTFALCQALLDEIVLVSEDEIANGIRHAAHEEGLTVEGAGAVGFAAILSGKITISGPTALIVSGGNIDPAVHRTIIDGGAA; from the coding sequence ATGACAATCATGAAGAGCGAAAACCTGTCCATATCCGCCGACAAAAACCCGCTTCCGGTCTCGCTGGCCGCGATAGAGCGGGCGGCAGTGCGACTTGCCGGACAGGTGGAGCGCACCCCGCTGGTTCGCTCGGACACACTTTCCGAGCGCTGTGGCAATCCTGTTCATCTCAAACTTGAAACCCTTCAGCCCATCGGCGCCTTCAAGCTGCGCGGCGCGATGAACGCCATACTGTCACTTGACGAAGAAGTACGCAGACGTGGCCTCGTCACCGCTTCGACCGGCAATCATGGCCGGGCCGTGGCCTTTGCCGCAGCTAAACTCGGCATTCCCGCCACGATCTGCATGTCGGCGCTAGTGCCGGCAAACAAGGTCGAGGCGATCCGTGCGCTCGGTGCGGAAATCCGGATCGTCGGCAGATCGCAGGATGACGCACAGGAGGAAGTGGAACGCCTAGCCAAAAGCCGTGGCCTGACCGCTATCCCGCCTTTCGATCACGCCGACGTCGTGGCCGGCCAGGGCACCATTGGCCTCGAAGTCGCCGAAGACATGCCTGAACTGGCAACAATTCTCGTTCCTCTATCGGGCGGTGGCCTTGCGGGCGGTATCGCCGTTGCGGTGAAGGCGTTGAAGCCAAGGGCACGGGTCATTGGCATTTCCATGGAGCGGGGTCCGGCCATGCATGCGTCGATTAAAGCCGGCAAGCCCGTCTCGGTCCGGGAGGAAGAAACGCTGGCGGATTCGCTTGGCGGCGGAATTGGACTGGCGAACCGCGTGACATTCGCGCTTTGCCAGGCGCTTCTCGATGAGATCGTGCTGGTATCCGAAGATGAAATCGCCAACGGCATCCGCCATGCGGCGCATGAGGAAGGCTTGACGGTTGAAGGTGCGGGCGCCGTTGGCTTCGCCGCAATCCTCTCCGGCAAGATCACAATCAGCGGCCCGACCGCCCTCATCGTGTCGGGCGGAAATATCGATCCGGCGGTGCACAGGACGATCATCGACGGGGGAGCAGCATGA
- a CDS encoding aspartate aminotransferase family protein, whose amino-acid sequence MTIDIKKIAEMDRNAVLHPFTQLKDFASGKLGEPTIVETGKGIRIEDAHGKQLIDGFAGLYCVNVGYGRTEVAEAISRQAYRLAYYHSYAAHTTDELAILSDRLVKMAPGKMSKVFYGMSGSDANETQAKLVWYYNNLRGKPQKKKIISRERGYHGCSVVSGSMTGMSFYHDHMDLPRAGVLHTGVPHHYWGAEAGETELEFSKRRADELEALILREGPDTIGAFIAEPVLGTGGITPPPEGYWPAIQDVLRKYDVLLIADEVITGFGRTGSMFGSQHYGIEPDLITVAKGLTSAYFPLSGAIVGEKVYKVMEEGADRVGAFSHGYTYSGHPIGAAAANAVLDIVEKEDLPGNARAVGSYFQEQLKAKFAQLPIVGEVRGVGLMGAIEFVADREKKTRFSPHLTVGARVSKAARNGGLIARAMPHGDILGFAPPLVTTRAEVDEIIAIAEAAVRSVMDDLVRAGEKI is encoded by the coding sequence ATGACCATCGACATCAAAAAAATCGCGGAAATGGATCGAAACGCCGTTCTGCATCCCTTTACGCAGCTGAAGGATTTCGCCAGCGGCAAACTTGGTGAACCGACCATCGTTGAAACCGGCAAGGGCATTCGCATTGAGGACGCCCACGGCAAGCAGCTGATCGATGGCTTTGCCGGACTTTATTGCGTCAATGTCGGTTATGGCCGCACCGAAGTGGCGGAGGCCATTTCCCGCCAGGCCTATCGGCTTGCCTATTACCACTCCTACGCCGCCCACACGACGGACGAACTGGCCATCCTCTCCGACCGGCTGGTGAAGATGGCGCCGGGCAAGATGAGCAAGGTCTTCTACGGCATGTCCGGCTCGGATGCCAACGAGACCCAGGCAAAGCTCGTCTGGTACTACAACAACCTGCGCGGCAAGCCGCAAAAGAAGAAAATCATTTCCCGCGAACGAGGATATCACGGCTGCAGCGTGGTTTCCGGCTCGATGACCGGCATGAGTTTTTATCACGACCATATGGACCTGCCGCGCGCAGGTGTACTGCACACCGGCGTTCCGCACCATTATTGGGGCGCGGAAGCCGGTGAAACCGAACTCGAATTCTCAAAACGGCGGGCCGATGAACTCGAAGCCCTCATCCTGCGCGAAGGTCCCGACACGATAGGCGCCTTCATTGCCGAACCGGTGCTCGGCACCGGCGGCATCACGCCACCGCCGGAAGGTTACTGGCCGGCGATACAGGATGTTCTGAGGAAATACGATGTCCTGCTGATCGCCGACGAGGTCATCACCGGCTTTGGCCGCACCGGCTCCATGTTCGGTTCGCAGCACTACGGCATCGAGCCGGATCTGATTACCGTCGCCAAGGGCCTTACATCCGCATATTTCCCGCTCTCCGGCGCCATCGTCGGTGAGAAAGTCTACAAGGTGATGGAGGAAGGCGCCGATCGCGTCGGCGCCTTCTCCCACGGCTACACCTATTCCGGCCATCCGATCGGCGCGGCCGCAGCAAACGCCGTGCTCGACATCGTCGAAAAGGAAGACCTGCCGGGCAACGCACGGGCCGTCGGCAGCTATTTCCAGGAGCAGTTGAAGGCGAAGTTCGCGCAGCTTCCAATCGTCGGCGAAGTGCGCGGCGTGGGCCTGATGGGCGCGATCGAGTTCGTGGCGGACCGGGAAAAGAAAACACGTTTTTCCCCCCATCTCACGGTCGGCGCGCGCGTTTCAAAGGCGGCACGCAACGGCGGCCTTATCGCGCGCGCCATGCCGCATGGCGATATTCTGGGCTTTGCACCGCCACTCGTCACAACGAGGGCGGAGGTGGACGAGATCATCGCCATTGCCGAAGCCGCCGTTCGCAGCGTCATGGATGATCTGGTCCGGGCCGGCGAGAAAATCTGA
- a CDS encoding PLP-dependent aminotransferase family protein, translating to MRRQANPLSLDPVPASKPVAWRPTLTKQKGETKHSVLTERIIADIDAGVLKPMDRMPTHRDLARQLGLSVQTVSLSYKEAERLGYLSGEIGRGTFVKARVTDRAGRMMLDHSPTEVLDLSIIRGVYLEEHETASRTILRELADGDNSGFMRPCRPVAGLDSHRETARIWLGMMGVTAGAERILVTNGAAHGIFLALSCIVRSNDVVLCENLTDHGIIGLSNILGFSLKGLPTDAEGILPDALEAACAAGGVRALVLIPTLNNPTGHVAGAERRREIAAIAERHGVFVIEDEVYRPMIEDGLPSITEMLPDLGFFVTSFTKTVLTGLRVGYLVVPPAYSIRAASILRVSSWSGTYLTAEIATRWVENGTARRLLDVQRAEARARQRIATDILGDHIASTHPLSFCAWLKVPPRWTEDGLVRSLTNQNVAVTPSEPFVAGPGHGGGIRICLGGRLNHPSLVKALTTVRQAFEQLPPVYDIGSIG from the coding sequence ATGCGCCGTCAAGCCAATCCGCTCAGCCTCGATCCGGTTCCCGCATCGAAACCGGTGGCCTGGCGACCGACCCTGACCAAGCAGAAGGGCGAGACCAAACATTCAGTGCTCACGGAGCGCATCATCGCCGATATCGATGCCGGCGTCCTGAAGCCAATGGACCGCATGCCGACCCACCGCGATCTGGCGCGCCAGCTCGGCCTTTCCGTCCAGACCGTCAGCCTTTCCTACAAGGAGGCGGAACGGCTGGGTTATCTCAGCGGCGAAATCGGTCGCGGCACCTTCGTCAAGGCGCGGGTGACAGACCGCGCGGGCCGCATGATGCTGGATCACAGCCCGACAGAGGTGCTTGACCTCTCCATCATTCGCGGCGTTTATCTCGAGGAACATGAGACCGCCTCGCGCACTATCCTGCGCGAATTGGCGGATGGCGACAACTCAGGCTTCATGCGCCCCTGCCGGCCGGTCGCGGGTCTCGACAGCCATCGCGAGACCGCCCGCATCTGGCTTGGCATGATGGGCGTGACCGCCGGGGCGGAACGCATCCTCGTCACCAACGGCGCGGCGCACGGCATTTTCCTCGCCCTGAGCTGCATCGTCCGTTCGAACGACGTGGTCCTCTGTGAAAACCTGACCGACCATGGCATCATCGGACTTTCGAATATTCTGGGCTTCAGCCTCAAGGGGCTGCCCACCGATGCCGAGGGTATTCTGCCCGATGCGCTGGAAGCAGCCTGCGCGGCGGGTGGTGTGCGCGCACTCGTCCTCATACCCACTCTCAACAATCCCACCGGCCATGTCGCGGGCGCGGAGCGCAGGCGTGAAATCGCCGCGATTGCGGAGCGACACGGTGTCTTCGTGATTGAAGACGAAGTTTATCGCCCGATGATCGAGGACGGTTTGCCGTCCATTACCGAAATGCTGCCCGATCTGGGCTTTTTCGTTACCAGCTTCACCAAGACGGTTCTGACCGGGCTGCGCGTCGGTTATCTCGTCGTGCCACCAGCCTACTCCATCCGCGCTGCCTCGATCCTGCGCGTGTCGAGCTGGAGCGGAACCTATCTGACGGCCGAAATCGCCACCCGCTGGGTGGAGAATGGCACGGCGCGGCGGTTGCTGGATGTTCAGCGCGCCGAAGCGCGTGCACGGCAAAGGATTGCGACTGATATACTCGGCGACCATATCGCCTCGACCCACCCCCTCTCCTTCTGTGCCTGGCTCAAGGTTCCGCCACGCTGGACGGAGGATGGTCTGGTCCGTTCCCTGACCAACCAGAACGTCGCGGTCACCCCGTCCGAGCCCTTCGTCGCCGGCCCCGGCCATGGCGGCGGCATCCGCATATGCCTCGGCGGGCGCCTCAATCATCCCAGTCTCGTCAAGGCGTTGACCACCGTGCGGCAGGCCTTCGAGCAACTGCCGCCGGTCTACGATATCGGTTCAATCGGCTGA